The proteins below are encoded in one region of Desertifilum tharense IPPAS B-1220:
- a CDS encoding NIL domain-containing protein, with protein sequence MRIPKEYHSEPVISRLTSRHGLIVNINAALLGAKVPQEGWFDLDLQGTPEQIRGALIDLNDLDLEIWENSSEPNDGW encoded by the coding sequence TTGCGAATTCCCAAAGAATATCACTCAGAACCCGTAATTTCTCGGTTGACTTCTCGGCACGGTTTGATTGTCAATATCAATGCAGCTTTATTGGGCGCAAAAGTCCCCCAGGAAGGTTGGTTCGATCTCGACCTTCAAGGCACCCCAGAACAAATTCGCGGTGCGTTAATCGATCTAAACGATCTGGACTTAGAAATTTGGGAGAATTCTAGCGAACCGAATGATGGTTGGTAA
- the cysW gene encoding sulfate ABC transporter permease subunit CysW, translating to MTISNASNSELSQAQEPARHQEGKIKYILIGIALLYLALVLLIPAVNVFVQAFQGGVGAFLQALQTPDFIHAAQLTLIIAAIVVPVNTIFGLCAAWAIARHQFPGRALAISIIDLPFSISPVVAGLMIVLLYGRNGWLGPILEAANFRVIFALPGMIIATAFVTLPFVAREVIPVLEEVGTDQEEAARTLGAKDWEIFWRVTLPNIRWGLLYGVILTNARAMGEFGAVAVVSGNIARRTQTLPLFVEESYKQYHTQSAFAAAVILGCLAVVTLVLKEIVERKTRIKDVE from the coding sequence ATGACTATAAGTAATGCCAGCAATTCAGAATTGTCTCAAGCTCAGGAACCTGCACGCCATCAAGAAGGCAAAATTAAGTATATTCTGATTGGGATCGCCCTCCTCTATTTAGCGTTGGTGTTATTAATTCCGGCGGTTAATGTTTTTGTGCAGGCTTTTCAAGGGGGAGTGGGGGCATTTCTCCAGGCTTTACAAACTCCCGATTTTATCCATGCGGCACAATTAACGTTAATTATTGCTGCGATTGTAGTCCCGGTTAATACCATTTTTGGCTTGTGTGCAGCTTGGGCGATCGCGCGTCATCAATTTCCGGGTAGAGCCTTAGCCATTAGTATTATCGACCTGCCCTTCTCGATCTCGCCAGTGGTTGCAGGTTTAATGATTGTTTTGCTCTACGGCAGAAATGGCTGGTTAGGGCCGATTCTAGAGGCTGCTAACTTTAGAGTCATTTTTGCTTTACCGGGAATGATTATTGCCACGGCTTTTGTAACTTTACCGTTTGTGGCGCGAGAAGTGATTCCGGTTTTAGAAGAAGTGGGAACCGATCAAGAAGAAGCCGCGAGAACCCTGGGGGCAAAAGATTGGGAGATTTTCTGGCGCGTCACGCTTCCTAATATTCGCTGGGGATTGCTGTATGGGGTGATTCTCACCAATGCGCGGGCGATGGGCGAATTTGGGGCGGTGGCGGTGGTTTCTGGCAATATTGCCCGACGCACCCAAACCTTACCGTTATTTGTGGAGGAATCTTATAAGCAGTATCACACCCAATCGGCTTTTGCGGCGGCTGTTATTTTAGGCTGTTTAGCGGTAGTGACGTTGGTATTGAAAGAAATTGTAGAGCGCAAAACTCGCATTAAAGATGTGGAGTAA
- the cysT gene encoding sulfate ABC transporter permease subunit CysT produces MAVSSSPEIRVRRPNVWQQLNQVSWAWRITVVYLSIMLLIPTAAMLLRASTDGPVRFWQVATSPIALSAYEVTFVTAFIASAINGVFGTLLAWVLVRYDFPFKRIVDAIVDLPFALPTAVAGLTLATVYSDNGWIGSLLAPLGIKIAFTRLGVGVAMTFISLPFVVRTVQPVLQEMEKDVEESAWSLGASQFQTFWRVILPPLMPAILTGVALGFSRAVGEYGSTVLVAANMPFQDLIAPVLVFQRLEQYDYSGATAIGTVMLAISLGILLGINLLQAWGRRYDYK; encoded by the coding sequence ATGGCTGTATCTTCTTCTCCAGAAATTCGAGTCAGGCGTCCAAACGTTTGGCAGCAACTCAACCAAGTTTCCTGGGCATGGCGCATTACCGTTGTCTACCTCAGCATCATGCTGTTAATTCCCACCGCTGCCATGTTACTGCGTGCCAGTACCGATGGTCCTGTGCGGTTTTGGCAAGTTGCCACCTCTCCCATTGCCCTTTCTGCCTATGAAGTTACGTTTGTTACGGCATTTATTGCCAGTGCCATTAATGGCGTATTTGGCACTTTATTAGCTTGGGTTTTAGTTCGCTACGACTTTCCCTTTAAGCGTATCGTTGATGCCATCGTCGATTTGCCGTTCGCTTTACCCACCGCCGTTGCTGGTTTAACCCTAGCAACCGTTTATAGCGATAATGGGTGGATTGGTTCGCTGTTGGCACCTTTGGGAATTAAAATTGCCTTTACTCGGTTGGGGGTAGGGGTAGCAATGACTTTTATTTCCCTTCCCTTCGTAGTGCGAACGGTGCAGCCTGTTTTACAGGAAATGGAAAAAGATGTAGAAGAGTCGGCTTGGAGTTTAGGCGCTTCTCAATTTCAAACCTTTTGGCGCGTGATTTTACCCCCATTAATGCCAGCAATTCTGACGGGGGTAGCGTTAGGTTTTTCTCGCGCAGTTGGGGAATATGGTTCAACGGTATTAGTCGCGGCGAATATGCCTTTTCAAGATTTAATTGCTCCCGTGCTAGTCTTCCAACGATTGGAACAATATGATTATTCGGGTGCAACTGCCATCGGCACTGTCATGTTAGCAATTTCTTTGGGAATTTTATTGGGAATTAACTTGTTACAAGCGTGGGGCAGAAGATATGACTATAAGTAA
- a CDS encoding sulfate ABC transporter substrate-binding protein, whose product MKPWRWLKNTTRRFTALFLAGISLSVAIAACTPNANTSGTGQQGQASTVDLTLVSFAVTKAAHDRIIPKFVEKWQQEHNQTVRINASYGGSGSQTRAVIDGLEADIVQLALALDTERIEQAGLIEPGWEQEYPNNSIVSQSVPVIVTRAGNPQNIQNWQDLARDGVQLITADPKTSGVARWNFLALWGSVTENGGTEQQAQEFVRQVYQNVPILTRDAREATDVFYQQGQGNVLINYENEIILAAQQGGQQLPYVIPDVNISIDNPVAIVDRNVDRHGTREVAQAFVEYLFTPEAQAEFAAVGFRPVDASVAQRKEVADKYAPVNTLFTVQDLGGWDTIQQQFFEDGAVFDQIRAGN is encoded by the coding sequence ATGAAGCCTTGGCGCTGGTTGAAAAACACCACTCGTAGATTTACAGCCTTATTTTTAGCAGGAATTAGTTTAAGCGTCGCGATCGCAGCTTGCACGCCCAATGCCAACACATCAGGAACTGGACAACAAGGACAGGCTTCAACAGTCGATCTGACCCTAGTCTCCTTCGCCGTCACCAAAGCCGCCCACGATCGCATTATTCCGAAATTCGTCGAAAAGTGGCAGCAAGAACACAACCAAACCGTGAGAATTAACGCCAGTTATGGCGGATCGGGTTCTCAGACTCGCGCGGTTATCGATGGCTTAGAGGCAGATATCGTCCAACTTGCCCTAGCCTTAGATACCGAAAGAATCGAACAAGCAGGACTGATTGAGCCAGGTTGGGAACAAGAATATCCCAACAACAGCATCGTCAGTCAATCCGTACCCGTCATTGTCACCCGTGCAGGCAACCCTCAAAACATCCAAAACTGGCAAGACTTAGCCAGAGACGGCGTGCAACTGATTACCGCCGATCCCAAAACCTCCGGCGTTGCCCGTTGGAACTTCCTCGCCTTATGGGGTTCAGTGACTGAAAATGGCGGAACCGAGCAACAAGCCCAAGAATTTGTCAGACAAGTTTATCAAAACGTCCCCATTCTCACCAGAGATGCTCGCGAAGCCACCGACGTTTTCTACCAACAAGGACAAGGCAACGTTCTCATTAACTACGAAAACGAAATTATTCTGGCAGCCCAACAAGGCGGGCAGCAACTCCCCTACGTTATCCCCGATGTCAATATTTCCATTGATAATCCTGTCGCCATCGTCGATCGTAACGTTGACAGACACGGAACGCGAGAAGTCGCCCAAGCCTTTGTCGAATATCTATTTACGCCAGAAGCCCAAGCTGAATTTGCAGCCGTTGGTTTTCGTCCGGTTGATGCTAGCGTTGCCCAACGCAAAGAAGTTGCGGACAAATACGCCCCCGTTAATACTCTATTTACCGTCCAAGATTTAGGCGGATGGGATACCATCCAACAGCAATTCTTTGAGGATGGCGCGGTTTTCGATCAAATTCGCGCGGGTAACTAA
- a CDS encoding NAD-dependent epimerase/dehydratase family protein, producing the protein MRILMMGGTRFIGVYLTKILVKQGHEVVLFNRGNQPAPIEGIQQIHGDRTSAEQLKEQLSSERFDAIFDNNGRELSDTQPLAEIFKDRIQHFVYMSSAGVYLKSDQMPHKEGDPVDPKSRHKGKHQTEAYLATQGLPFTAIRPTYIYGPQNYNDLEAWFFDRIVRDRPIPIPGNGQHITQLGHCADLAAAMAKVLGKGLAIGQIYNVSGDRYVTFDGLARACIEAAGKSPDSLKIVHYDPKQFDFGKRKAFPMRVQHFFADVTKAKTELKWQPEFDLISGLKDSFHHDYLTSGRDRAEIDFSVDDMILQA; encoded by the coding sequence ATGCGAATTTTAATGATGGGGGGAACCCGTTTCATTGGGGTTTATCTGACTAAAATTCTAGTGAAGCAAGGTCATGAGGTGGTTTTGTTTAATCGGGGAAATCAACCCGCACCGATTGAAGGGATTCAACAAATTCACGGCGATCGCACTTCTGCCGAACAGTTGAAAGAACAGCTATCCTCAGAACGCTTTGACGCCATTTTTGACAACAACGGGCGCGAGTTAAGCGATACCCAACCCCTGGCGGAAATTTTTAAAGACCGCATTCAGCATTTCGTCTACATGAGTTCGGCGGGCGTTTATCTCAAATCTGACCAAATGCCCCACAAGGAAGGCGATCCGGTCGATCCCAAAAGCCGCCATAAGGGAAAACACCAAACTGAAGCCTATCTCGCGACTCAGGGTTTGCCTTTTACGGCTATTCGTCCCACCTATATTTATGGCCCGCAGAATTATAACGATCTAGAGGCTTGGTTTTTCGATCGGATTGTCCGCGATCGCCCTATCCCCATTCCCGGTAACGGTCAACATATCACGCAATTGGGTCACTGTGCGGATTTAGCGGCAGCAATGGCAAAAGTATTAGGAAAGGGACTGGCCATTGGACAAATTTATAACGTTTCTGGCGATCGCTATGTCACCTTTGACGGATTAGCCCGCGCCTGCATCGAAGCGGCTGGCAAATCTCCCGATAGCCTCAAAATTGTACATTACGACCCCAAACAGTTCGACTTTGGCAAGCGCAAAGCCTTTCCCATGCGCGTTCAGCACTTCTTTGCCGATGTTACCAAAGCCAAAACCGAACTCAAATGGCAACCCGAATTTGACCTCATCTCTGGCTTAAAAGACTCCTTCCATCACGATTATCTGACCTCTGGACGCGATCGCGCCGAGATTGACTTCTCTGTTGATGACATGATTCTGCAAGCTTAG
- the gltX gene encoding glutamate--tRNA ligase produces MTVRVRIAPSPTGNLHIGTARTAVFNWLFARRQGGTFILRIEDTDLERSRPEYTENILEGLTWLGLNWDEGPFFQTKRLDLYQQAVQTLLDKGLAYPCYCTPEELEALREAQKARGEAPRYDNRHRNLTPQEREAFAAEGRKPVIRFKIDDDREIVWNDLIRGKVSWRGSDLGGDMVVARSAEDHTIGQALYNLAVVVDDIEMHITHVIRGEDHIANTAKQILLYEALEHPVPEFAHTPLILNMEGRKLSKRDGVTSISDFKRMGYLAPALANYMTLLGWTPADSTQEIFTLTEAAQQFGFERVNKAGAKFDWAKLDWINSQYLHQIPATELTELLVPYWQGAGYAVDLDRDRPWLDRLSALIGPSLTRLEEAVAMSQLFFRETVEINEEASTQLQQTGSAEVLQTLLESLEGQSLDETQAQGMIQSLVKEKKLKKGLVMRSLRAALTGELHGPDLIQSWLLLNHKGLDRTRIEQAKAIAQS; encoded by the coding sequence ATGACAGTTAGAGTTCGGATTGCTCCAAGTCCTACCGGAAACCTACATATTGGCACAGCCAGGACGGCTGTGTTTAACTGGTTATTTGCGCGGCGTCAAGGCGGAACCTTCATTTTGCGAATTGAGGATACCGATTTAGAGCGATCGCGCCCAGAATATACCGAAAATATCCTGGAAGGCCTCACCTGGCTAGGACTGAACTGGGACGAGGGCCCCTTCTTTCAAACCAAGCGCCTCGATCTCTACCAGCAAGCCGTGCAAACCCTTCTCGATAAGGGATTAGCCTATCCCTGCTATTGCACCCCAGAAGAACTTGAAGCCCTGCGAGAGGCCCAGAAAGCGCGCGGAGAAGCCCCCCGTTACGACAACCGCCACCGGAATTTAACCCCCCAAGAACGCGAAGCTTTTGCAGCCGAAGGTCGCAAACCCGTCATCCGCTTTAAAATTGACGACGATCGCGAAATTGTGTGGAATGACTTGATTCGCGGTAAGGTCAGTTGGCGCGGTAGCGATCTCGGCGGCGATATGGTGGTTGCCCGTTCTGCTGAAGATCATACGATTGGGCAAGCCCTCTATAACTTGGCGGTGGTGGTGGATGATATTGAGATGCACATCACCCACGTCATTCGCGGGGAAGATCATATTGCGAATACCGCCAAGCAAATTCTGTTGTATGAAGCCCTCGAACACCCGGTTCCTGAATTTGCTCACACGCCGTTAATTTTGAATATGGAAGGTCGCAAACTCTCGAAGCGCGACGGCGTTACCTCCATTTCCGATTTTAAACGGATGGGCTATTTAGCACCCGCCTTAGCTAACTATATGACCTTACTGGGTTGGACGCCCGCCGATTCCACTCAAGAGATTTTTACCCTAACCGAAGCCGCGCAGCAATTTGGCTTTGAACGGGTGAATAAAGCTGGGGCGAAGTTTGACTGGGCGAAGTTGGACTGGATTAATAGTCAATACCTGCATCAGATCCCGGCGACTGAATTAACTGAACTGTTGGTTCCTTACTGGCAAGGGGCAGGGTATGCTGTCGATCTCGATCGCGATCGCCCTTGGCTCGATCGTCTGAGTGCCTTAATTGGCCCAAGTTTAACTCGTTTAGAAGAAGCTGTGGCGATGAGCCAACTCTTCTTTCGCGAAACGGTAGAAATTAACGAAGAAGCCAGCACCCAGTTGCAACAAACCGGATCGGCGGAAGTCCTGCAAACCCTCCTAGAAAGCCTTGAGGGTCAATCTTTGGATGAAACCCAAGCCCAGGGGATGATTCAAAGCTTGGTTAAAGAGAAAAAGCTGAAAAAAGGCTTAGTGATGCGGAGTCTCAGGGCTGCCTTAACCGGCGAGTTACATGGCCCCGATTTAATTCAATCTTGGTTATTGTTGAATCACAAAGGGTTAGATCGAACCCGAATTGAACAAGCAAAAGCGATCGCGCAATCCTAA
- a CDS encoding Npun_F0813 family protein, whose product MFILKRQDVEISSVQHPKRDQQIPILNYQGQTFRLINVFSAAQADEAKAYWRDLTDNRGKACVLLEEPDRYSVWGKVRLDQLANDEAGTTEAKPALYTQACLLLLQAVYIDIEDLLGNRQASAFEKDLAGALAQWSFPQAGSAKAIKDMLTLDPLDGLPIQPWQEHHLINFLQELHRLGKDYFGNDSFTARAIEVLDDLSDGDRVEFTAWINKSPLGQLWNAG is encoded by the coding sequence ATGTTTATTTTAAAGAGGCAGGACGTTGAAATTTCGAGCGTTCAACACCCCAAACGCGATCAGCAAATACCGATTCTGAACTATCAGGGGCAAACTTTTCGCTTGATTAATGTCTTTTCAGCCGCGCAAGCCGATGAAGCCAAGGCATACTGGCGAGATTTAACCGATAATCGGGGCAAAGCCTGTGTCTTGCTGGAGGAACCGGATCGCTATAGCGTTTGGGGAAAAGTGCGGCTCGATCAACTTGCTAACGATGAGGCGGGTACTACAGAAGCGAAACCCGCTTTATATACCCAGGCTTGTTTGCTATTGCTCCAAGCCGTCTATATTGACATTGAAGATTTGTTAGGCAATCGACAAGCAAGCGCTTTTGAAAAAGATTTAGCTGGAGCCTTGGCTCAATGGAGCTTTCCTCAAGCCGGTTCGGCAAAAGCCATTAAGGATATGCTAACGCTTGACCCCCTCGATGGGCTACCCATTCAACCCTGGCAAGAACATCACTTGATCAATTTCTTGCAAGAGTTACATCGCTTAGGGAAAGACTATTTTGGTAATGACAGTTTTACCGCACGAGCCATTGAGGTTTTAGATGACCTCTCTGATGGCGATCGCGTTGAGTTTACCGCCTGGATCAACAAATCTCCCCTCGGTCAACTGTGGAATGCAGGTTAA
- a CDS encoding M20 family metallopeptidase has product MTLSSSRSTSAIDLNQVRPEIRALQAQLVEWRRRLHQKPELGFQEQLTAQFVSEKLTQWGIEHQTGIAKTGIVATIPGSAPGRVLAIRADMDALPIQEENTVPYRSQHDGIMHACGHDGHTAIALGTAYYLAQHRQDFNGTLKIIFQPAEEGPGGAKPMIEAGVLKNPDVEAIIGLHLWNNLPLGTIGVRRGALMAAVECFRLHLFGKGGHGAMPHQTIDSIVLSAQIINALQTIVARNIDPTQAAVVTVGELHAGTALNVIADSAKMSGTVRYFDPQLSDYFEQRLAQIIEGICHAHGARYHLDYWRLYPALINDSQMADLVRSVALSVVETPAGVVPECQTMGGEDMAFFLQEIPGCYFFLGSANAEKGLNYPHHHPHFDFDETALGIGVEMFIRCVEAFF; this is encoded by the coding sequence ATGACGTTATCTTCCTCGCGTTCGACTTCTGCGATTGATTTAAACCAAGTTAGACCTGAAATTCGCGCCCTTCAAGCTCAACTTGTGGAGTGGCGCAGGCGACTGCATCAGAAGCCCGAACTCGGATTTCAAGAACAGCTAACCGCCCAATTTGTCTCTGAAAAATTAACGCAATGGGGGATCGAACATCAAACAGGCATTGCCAAAACCGGCATTGTGGCAACGATCCCCGGATCGGCACCCGGTCGGGTACTGGCGATTCGAGCCGATATGGATGCCCTCCCCATCCAAGAAGAAAACACCGTCCCTTACCGATCGCAGCATGATGGCATTATGCACGCTTGCGGTCATGATGGACATACGGCGATCGCCCTCGGTACCGCCTATTACCTCGCCCAACACCGCCAAGACTTTAACGGCACCCTCAAAATCATCTTTCAACCCGCCGAAGAAGGGCCCGGAGGCGCAAAGCCTATGATTGAAGCGGGGGTTCTCAAAAACCCGGACGTAGAAGCCATCATTGGGTTGCACCTGTGGAACAACCTGCCGTTAGGGACCATTGGCGTTCGCCGTGGGGCGTTAATGGCGGCGGTTGAATGCTTCCGCCTGCACCTTTTCGGTAAAGGGGGACATGGTGCCATGCCCCATCAAACCATTGACTCCATTGTTCTGAGCGCCCAAATTATTAACGCCCTGCAAACCATTGTCGCTCGGAATATCGATCCCACCCAAGCCGCAGTCGTCACCGTGGGCGAACTCCATGCCGGAACTGCACTCAACGTCATCGCCGACAGTGCCAAAATGAGCGGTACGGTGCGCTACTTCGATCCCCAACTGAGCGATTATTTCGAGCAACGTCTGGCCCAAATTATTGAGGGAATCTGCCACGCTCACGGGGCGCGTTACCACTTAGACTACTGGAGATTGTATCCGGCTTTGATCAACGATTCGCAAATGGCGGATTTAGTGAGATCGGTAGCTTTGAGCGTTGTGGAAACCCCGGCGGGCGTCGTGCCAGAATGCCAGACAATGGGCGGCGAAGATATGGCGTTCTTTCTCCAAGAAATCCCTGGGTGTTACTTCTTCCTGGGTTCTGCGAATGCCGAAAAGGGATTGAATTATCCCCACCATCATCCCCACTTTGACTTTGACGAAACGGCTTTGGGGATAGGGGTAGAGATGTTTATCCGTTGCGTGGAGGCGTTTTTTTAG
- a CDS encoding anti-sigma regulatory factor, with amino-acid sequence MIAISQRPVSSKWSTISFASTLYLCPVLDLLLAGVPNRLQAEVRLGLQEALVNAAKHGNNLDPSKKVLVRFSVMGNTCWWVISDQGSGIPADCCCSTERSEQLPHQESECGRGLFILHQVFDQVEWNPDERELKLGKLLSHSSY; translated from the coding sequence GTGATTGCGATTTCCCAGCGTCCGGTAAGCTCGAAGTGGAGTACGATTAGCTTTGCTTCTACTCTCTACCTGTGTCCGGTTCTTGATTTATTGCTCGCAGGCGTTCCTAATCGCTTGCAGGCAGAGGTGCGACTCGGCTTGCAAGAAGCGTTAGTCAATGCTGCCAAGCATGGCAATAATCTCGATCCGAGTAAAAAAGTTTTAGTTCGCTTCTCAGTAATGGGAAACACCTGTTGGTGGGTGATTTCCGATCAAGGTTCGGGAATTCCCGCAGATTGTTGTTGCAGCACTGAACGTTCCGAACAGCTTCCCCATCAAGAATCGGAATGCGGTCGGGGATTGTTTATTCTCCATCAGGTTTTTGACCAAGTGGAGTGGAACCCTGACGAACGAGAGTTAAAGTTAGGAAAACTGCTCTCTCATTCGTCTTACTAG
- a CDS encoding DUF6439 family protein → MSNLPLASSGSKSDRSCSEMSTLELAQILAERLAIAPSDWHRLKANRKARAGEQLSAALIFLLKDQPEEALPRLQQATGWLDRSISAPPCPTHGHSSNPSQR, encoded by the coding sequence ATGTCTAATTTGCCTCTCGCGTCATCTGGATCGAAAAGCGATCGCTCTTGCAGCGAGATGAGTACGCTAGAACTCGCGCAAATCTTGGCAGAACGTTTAGCGATCGCGCCGAGCGACTGGCATCGCTTAAAAGCCAATCGCAAAGCTCGCGCGGGCGAACAACTCTCAGCCGCTTTAATCTTTCTCCTCAAAGACCAACCGGAGGAAGCCTTACCGCGACTGCAACAGGCAACCGGATGGCTCGACCGTTCGATCTCCGCCCCCCCTTGTCCGACACACGGTCATTCCTCAAACCCATCCCAAAGATAG
- the asnS gene encoding asparagine--tRNA ligase — protein MATRRIAEILRNAQPQEQVTIKGWVRTARELKEFTFVEVNDGSFLANLQVVLDGSLANYDTLLQEITTGASVEISGVLVESPAKGQRIELKASEVRVYGGADPETYPLQKKRHSFEFLRTIGHLRSRTNTIGAVFRVRNACAAAIHQFFQERGFLWVHTPIITANDCEGAGELFSVTSFNLKNIPLTPQQTVDYTQDFFGKPAYLTVSGQLEAEIMAMAFRDVYTFGPTFRAENSNTSRHLAEFWMIEPEMAFCDLEGNMQLAEEFLKFVFASVLEACPEDMEFFNQRINNTVLETAQNIIHNQFERITYTEAIRLLEKADKKFEYPVNWGLDLQSEHERYLAEDLFKKPVIVTDYPVEIKAFYMRLSDDEKTVRAMDVLAPNIGEIIGGSQREERLEILEKRIQAQGMNPEDLWWYLELRRYGTVPHAGFGLGFERLVQFMTGMSNIRDVIPFPRAPLTIEF, from the coding sequence ATGGCAACTCGACGAATTGCTGAAATTTTACGAAATGCTCAACCCCAAGAACAAGTCACCATTAAAGGTTGGGTGAGAACAGCGCGAGAACTCAAAGAATTTACCTTCGTAGAAGTCAATGACGGCTCCTTTTTAGCGAACCTGCAAGTCGTGCTTGATGGGAGTTTAGCCAACTATGACACCCTGCTTCAGGAAATTACCACAGGTGCATCCGTTGAAATTAGCGGCGTTTTAGTAGAATCTCCCGCCAAAGGACAGCGCATTGAACTCAAAGCCTCTGAAGTCAGAGTTTACGGGGGAGCCGATCCCGAAACCTATCCCCTCCAGAAAAAACGCCATTCCTTTGAATTTTTACGCACGATCGGACACTTGCGATCGCGCACCAACACCATCGGAGCCGTCTTCCGAGTTCGCAACGCCTGCGCCGCCGCCATTCACCAATTTTTCCAAGAACGCGGCTTTTTGTGGGTACACACCCCCATCATCACCGCCAACGACTGCGAAGGAGCCGGAGAACTCTTCAGCGTCACCAGCTTCAACCTCAAAAACATTCCCCTCACCCCCCAACAAACGGTAGACTACACGCAAGACTTCTTTGGCAAACCCGCCTATTTAACCGTTAGCGGTCAACTCGAAGCCGAAATTATGGCAATGGCATTTCGAGATGTCTATACTTTTGGCCCCACCTTCCGCGCCGAAAACTCCAACACCTCTCGCCACCTCGCCGAATTTTGGATGATTGAACCCGAAATGGCGTTTTGCGACCTAGAGGGGAACATGCAACTGGCGGAAGAATTTCTAAAATTTGTCTTCGCCTCAGTGTTAGAAGCCTGTCCCGAAGATATGGAATTCTTTAACCAGCGGATTAATAATACCGTTTTGGAAACCGCTCAAAATATTATCCACAACCAGTTTGAGCGAATCACCTATACCGAAGCCATCCGCCTATTGGAAAAAGCCGATAAAAAGTTTGAGTATCCCGTCAATTGGGGATTAGACTTGCAATCGGAACACGAACGCTATTTAGCCGAAGACTTGTTCAAAAAACCCGTCATTGTCACCGACTACCCGGTGGAAATTAAGGCCTTCTACATGCGCCTTAGCGATGACGAGAAGACTGTCCGAGCAATGGATGTCCTCGCTCCCAATATTGGCGAAATCATTGGGGGATCTCAGCGGGAGGAACGGTTAGAAATTCTCGAAAAACGCATCCAAGCACAGGGAATGAACCCTGAAGATTTATGGTGGTATCTAGAACTGCGCCGCTATGGAACGGTTCCCCATGCTGGCTTTGGTTTGGGATTTGAACGCCTGGTTCAGTTTATGACGGGGATGAGTAATATTCGCGATGTCATTCCGTTCCCCAGAGCGCCACTGACGATTGAGTTTTAA
- a CDS encoding DUF3288 family protein, giving the protein MFDSSNGKDQQHPQYNRDRLLVDELLRVIGAPTEYHLAELARLKVRYQGFPGARDLQRDLEKTLLQWQLTEDELYERTRQIHAIGRVYQQSPDGQQEDWS; this is encoded by the coding sequence ATGTTCGATTCCTCTAATGGCAAAGATCAGCAACACCCTCAATACAATCGCGATCGCCTTTTAGTTGATGAACTCTTACGAGTCATTGGCGCTCCCACAGAATACCACCTTGCCGAACTTGCGCGTCTCAAGGTTCGCTATCAAGGCTTTCCAGGTGCTAGAGATTTGCAGCGCGACTTAGAAAAAACTCTTCTCCAGTGGCAGTTAACTGAAGATGAGCTTTACGAGCGCACTCGTCAAATTCATGCAATTGGTCGCGTTTACCAACAGTCTCCGGATGGACAACAAGAAGATTGGAGTTGA